In Methanosarcina barkeri MS, a single window of DNA contains:
- a CDS encoding PKD domain-containing protein gives MKINKHQLMAILLVAILIAFIPLASAAPAGTSESTVVAAAKSWIGVKSVHGGNSRSGIDCSHLVYQVYKQAGAKDIVFQTVPNMKKNAYYVTTASPTPGDVIFWKKDITKNNRNYWLTSHVGIYIGGGQFIDTSFDTKTVTTESVSGVYKEGLPYYAKWNPGGSDDTGTDDTDNDETPENNDVNPPVAAFSMSPTSGKAPLNVVFTDKSTDATSWSWSFGDGSTSAEKNPKHTYSEAGNYNVVLTVKNEKSSSSKTQKVIVQSEPAAEKIIPVANFNADTISGSAPLSVQFTDRSQNANEWNWNFGDGETSTEQNPAHTYVSAGTYKVVLTANNENGSSSKSLSINVEKEPEQEKIIPVANFDADTTSGSAPLYVQFTDLSQNANEWNWNFGDGATSTEQNPAYTYGSAGSYTAVLTVNNENGSSSKSLSITVEEEPGQEEILPVADFDADITSGYAPLSVQFTDLSQNANEWYWNFGDGETSTEQNPMHTYSSPGNYEVNLTVVNENKTASTISTINVLEESSSSDSNSDTISESDSNSESNSNSESDSNSESDSNSGSSSGGHSHKSGGSSGGIGGSPEPANNVQVKETLQNFISSGNDVNFNFTNNATCVESITFRSTKTVGKTTTIVEELKNKSSLVSELPEGIVYKSFNIWVGNGGYGTSKNVESPTVNFKVNTSWVDENNINKSSIILDWYDDEKKEWMELPVSLTGEDDQFLHFTANVPGYSSFAITGTKDEGNTIAAEPAQVATNNTTGSNAGSSTGINEGSNASSNANTIENKVAEESTKSPGFSIVSGIVCLFCIFLYRSKNR, from the coding sequence ATGAAGATAAATAAACATCAATTAATGGCCATACTCCTTGTAGCTATCTTAATAGCATTCATACCCCTTGCATCAGCAGCTCCTGCAGGAACGTCTGAATCTACAGTAGTAGCAGCCGCAAAAAGCTGGATTGGAGTTAAATCAGTACATGGCGGCAATAGCCGATCGGGAATTGATTGTTCTCACTTAGTGTATCAAGTATACAAGCAAGCTGGAGCCAAAGATATAGTGTTCCAAACTGTACCTAACATGAAAAAAAATGCATATTATGTTACTACAGCTTCTCCGACGCCTGGTGATGTAATTTTTTGGAAAAAAGACATTACTAAAAATAACAGAAATTACTGGCTTACCAGTCATGTTGGAATATACATAGGAGGCGGGCAATTTATAGACACATCTTTTGATACAAAAACGGTTACGACAGAAAGTGTTAGTGGTGTGTATAAAGAAGGATTGCCGTATTATGCAAAATGGAACCCTGGTGGAAGCGATGATACAGGGACCGATGACACAGATAATGATGAAACTCCCGAGAATAACGATGTAAACCCGCCGGTTGCTGCATTCTCTATGTCCCCTACCTCCGGAAAAGCTCCATTGAACGTAGTATTTACTGACAAAAGTACAGATGCAACTTCCTGGTCCTGGAGTTTCGGAGACGGGAGTACTTCAGCAGAGAAAAACCCAAAGCATACATACTCTGAAGCTGGAAACTATAACGTTGTCCTGACTGTAAAAAATGAAAAGAGCTCAAGCTCAAAGACTCAAAAAGTAATTGTTCAGAGCGAACCAGCTGCAGAAAAAATCATTCCTGTAGCAAACTTTAATGCAGACACTATCAGTGGCTCTGCTCCACTTTCTGTGCAATTTACAGATCGATCGCAGAATGCAAACGAATGGAATTGGAACTTTGGAGACGGAGAAACCTCAACAGAGCAGAATCCAGCGCATACCTATGTTTCAGCTGGAACTTATAAAGTTGTCCTGACAGCAAATAATGAAAATGGATCGAGTTCTAAGTCTCTAAGTATAAATGTAGAGAAAGAACCGGAACAAGAAAAAATCATTCCTGTAGCTAACTTTGATGCAGATACTACGAGTGGCTCTGCTCCTCTTTACGTTCAATTTACAGATCTGTCACAAAATGCAAATGAATGGAACTGGAATTTTGGAGATGGAGCTACCTCAACAGAGCAGAACCCAGCTTATACCTATGGTTCAGCCGGAAGCTATACTGCTGTCTTGACCGTAAATAATGAAAATGGTTCGAGCTCAAAATCTCTAAGTATAACTGTAGAGGAAGAACCGGGTCAAGAAGAAATCCTTCCTGTAGCGGACTTTGATGCAGATATTACGAGCGGCTATGCACCTCTCTCTGTGCAATTCACAGATCTGTCGCAAAATGCAAATGAATGGTACTGGAACTTTGGAGACGGAGAAACCTCAACCGAACAAAATCCAATGCACACTTATTCCTCTCCCGGAAACTATGAAGTCAACCTGACAGTAGTTAATGAAAACAAAACAGCCTCAACAATCAGTACAATAAACGTACTGGAAGAAAGCAGTTCCAGCGATAGTAACAGTGACACTATTAGCGAAAGTGATAGCAACAGCGAAAGCAATAGTAATAGCGAAAGCGACAGTAATAGCGAAAGCGACAGTAACAGTGGTAGCAGTAGTGGAGGACACAGCCACAAGAGCGGAGGTAGCAGTGGTGGCATTGGTGGGTCCCCTGAACCCGCGAATAACGTCCAGGTAAAAGAGACTTTACAGAACTTTATTTCCAGTGGAAATGATGTGAATTTTAATTTTACAAATAATGCAACCTGTGTTGAATCGATAACATTCAGATCAACAAAAACCGTAGGAAAGACCACTACAATAGTAGAGGAACTGAAAAATAAGTCAAGTCTGGTTTCCGAGCTTCCTGAAGGTATCGTCTACAAATCATTCAATATATGGGTTGGAAACGGTGGTTATGGCACCTCAAAGAATGTTGAGAGTCCAACTGTCAATTTTAAAGTTAATACCTCATGGGTAGACGAGAACAACATAAACAAGTCCTCGATTATACTTGATTGGTACGATGACGAGAAAAAAGAGTGGATGGAACTGCCAGTAAGTCTAACAGGTGAAGATGATCAGTTCTTGCATTTCACAGCAAACGTACCTGGCTACTCTTCCTTCGCAATAACAGGTACAAAAGACGAAGGCAACACAATAGCTGCAGAACCTGCTCAAGTAGCCACAAATAATACTACGGGCAGTAACGCAGGCAGTAGTACAGGCATTAATGAAGGCAGTAACGCAAGCAGTAATGCAAATACTATTGAAAATAAGGTAGCTGAAGAAAGTACAAAGTCTCCGGGATTTAGTATAGTCAGTGGCATTGTATGTTTATTCTGTATTTTCCTGTATAGAAGTAAGAATAGATAA